A single window of Zea mays cultivar B73 chromosome 10, Zm-B73-REFERENCE-NAM-5.0, whole genome shotgun sequence DNA harbors:
- the LOC107457594 gene encoding uncharacterized protein LOC107457594 has product MDRIMMSRPPLPAPTHAAAGADGDFLELDVLWPASPSAVGLGLLAALPEDEGKKKKRAAAGVGVGVGVGAPARSAARPVPETVAASAMARSAPVRIPSDPARRGRWAHAGAGAGGSAEDAGEALVPPHEIVARRAAAHSSVLEGAGRTLKGRDLRRVRNAVLRRTGFLD; this is encoded by the coding sequence ATGGACCGCATCATGATGTCCCGCCCACCCCTTCCCGCCCCGACCCATGCCGCTGCGGGCGCCGACGGTGACTTCCTCGAGCTCGACGTGCTCTGGCCCGCCTCCCCTTCCGCGGTAGGTCTCGGCCTCCTTGCCGCGCTCCCGGAGGATGAGGGCAAGAAGAAGAAGCGCGCCGCGGCcggggtcggggtcggggtcggggtcggAGCCCCCGCCCGATCCGCCGCGCGCCCCGTCCCGGAGACCGTCGCAGCGTCCGCGATGGCGAGGTCGGCGCCGGTGCGGATACCGTCGGATCCCGCGCGGAGGGGGAGGTGGGCCCACGCCGGGGCGGGAGCTGGCGGCAGCGCGGAGGACGCCGGGGAGGCCTTGGTCCCCCCGCACGAGATCGTCgcgcgccgcgccgccgcgcacaGCTCGGTGCTGGAGGGCGCCGGGAGGACGCTCAAGGGCCGCGACCTCCGCCGCGTCCGCAATGCCGTCCTGCGCCGCACCGGCTTCCTCGACTGA